A DNA window from Aquarana catesbeiana isolate 2022-GZ linkage group LG01, ASM4218655v1, whole genome shotgun sequence contains the following coding sequences:
- the LOC141116464 gene encoding toll-like receptor 1, translating into MKKSAIISKVFCLSLLLTFLPSNFGNVCTGSQPHINPSLVTQLDLRQCNIRNLQESDFKLHTNLQTVDLSHNLLEEIDFSVFKFNTILEHLDISHNRLHIINCSSLQFIKDIKHLNMPYNNFETMDLCKEFGYLTKLEHFGLSSKRIKINDFANIALHEFKSVFLALEELKEYYPGSLRLLKTEKIHIILPQIIPSSIFLLSDAFNSTITLEISQIRCIQCPVGQISFITKNSNVSTLILSNFTMPWSAMSRFLEGFWKSSVKHLFIYGYTIIEDFEYEPIDVSKGSVESLHIENIMSLVFEFYEHPLPIFSEMFVSNLTLSNADLTYFFCPKLPSIFQFLNFANNGITDGIFQQCRSLLVLQYLNLHNNRLERLLSLSSMTSTMNSLLHLDVSFNSLYYDQNVHCEWSESLVFLNLSRNKLADSVFKCLPNNVEILDLSRNQIKSISKDITLLRALKEINLALNQLSNIPDCRHISKNLRVLNIDNNIIFSPSSDFFQSCRNVKTVSAINNKFLCNCEMRAFVSAIQAFKGEMLGWPSSYNCEIPEEFRGIILNDFHLSEVSCNVYLLIGIAVGSVLIVVFSIIFTCKYFDVPWYLRMIFQWLRRKYRVRQVNVAEIQNSKHFHAFVSYSQKDSDWVRNFVLPNLEKDDSSIRICLHERDFIPGKSIVENIICCIEKSFKSIFVLSPNFLQSEWCHYELYFAQHSLFGKTSENLILILLEPIPQYLIPDKYSRLKALMKERTYMEWPKERAKQGLFWANLRGAIQIDLPVPEGDLFEEETELHNHREADGHNL; encoded by the coding sequence ATGAAAAAGAGCGCAATAATATCAAAAGTGTTCTGCCTGTCTTTGCTTCTGACATTCCTGCCCAGCAACTTTGGTAACGTATGTACTGGATCCCAACCACACATCAATCCATCTTTGGTCACGCAGCTAGATTTACGTCAGTGCAATATTCGCAACCTTCAAGAAAGTGATTTCAAATTACACACCAATTTACAGACAGTGGATCTCTCTCATAACCTTCTAGAAGAGATAGACTTTTCAGTGTTCAAGTTTAATACCATTCTAGAACATCTAGACATCTCACACAACAGACTACACATTATAAACTGTAGCTCATTACAATTTATTAAAGACATAAAACATTTAAATATGCCCTACAATAATTTTGAAACAATGGATCTTTGCAAGGAATTTGGATACTTGACAAAGTTGGAACACTTTGGATTGAGTAGTAAAAGGATTAAAATAAATGATTTTGCAAATATTGCACTCCATGAATTTAAAAGTGTGTTTCTGGCACTTGAAGAATTGAAAGAATATTATCCTGGTAGTCTAAGGCTACTGAAGACTGAGAAGATACACATCATTTTACCTCAAATTATCCCCAGCTCCATTTTTTTACTGAGTGATGCCTTTAATTCCACAATAACTCTGGAAATCTCTCAGATTAGATGTATACAGTGCCCTGTGGGGCAGATTTCTTTTATTACCAAAAACTCAAACGTATCAACTCTAATTCTTAGCAATTTTACAATGCCATGGAGTGCCATGAGTAGGTTTCTGGAAGGTTTCTGGAAGTCCTCAGTTAAACATCTCTTCATTTATGGGTACACAATCATAGAGGATTTTGAGTATGAACCCATTGATGTCTCGAAAGGTTCAGTAGAATCTTTACACATTGAAAATATTATGTCTCTAGTGTTTGAATTTTATGAACATCCGTTGCCCATTTTTTCAGAAATGTTTGTCAGCAATTTGACTTTATCTAATGCAGATCTTACATACTTCTTTTGTCCAAAATTACCTAGCATTTTCCAGTTTCTAAACTTTGCAAATAACGGAATTACCGATGGTATTTTTCAACAATGTAGATCTCTTCTAGTTTTGCAGTATCTTAACTTACACAATAACCGACTAGAGAGGCTTCTGAGCTTAAGCTCAATGACTTCAACTATGAATTCTCTGCTCCATCTAGATGTGAGCTTTAATTCTCTTTATTATGATCAGAATGTACACTGTGAATGGTCAGAAAGTCTGGTTTTCCTAAATCTGTCCAGAAACAAGCTAGCAGATTCAGTTTTCAAATGTCTGCCAAATAATGTTGAAATACTGGATCTTTCCCGAAACCAGATAAAAAGTATTTCTAAAGACATTACATTGTTAAGAGCATTAAAAGAAATAAATCTTGCATTAAACCAGCTAAGCAATATACCAGATTGTAGACACATAAGCAAGAATTTGAGGGTCCTAAACATAGATAACAATATTATATTCTCTCCATCGAGTGATTTCTTCCAGAGCTGTCGAAATGTAAAGACAGTGAGTGCTATTAACAATAAATTTCTTTGTAATTGTGAAATGCGGGCATTTGTTAGCGCTATCCAGGCATTTAAAGGAGAAATGTTGGGGTGGCCATCATCCTATAATTGTGAAATTCCTGAAGAATTTAGAGGAATCATTCTTAATGATTTCCATCTTTCTGAGGTATCATGTAATGTATACCTTTTAATAGGCATTGCTGTAGGTTCAGTATTGATTGTGGTATTTTCCATAATTTTTACGTGTAAATATTTTGATGTACCTTGGTATTTGAGAATGATTTTCCAGTGGCTGAGAAGAAAATATAGGGTACGGCAGGTTAATGTAGCAGAGATCCAGAACAGCAAACATTTTCATGCCTTTGTCTCATATAGCCAAAAAGACAGCGACTGGGTAAGAAACTTTGTGCTGCCCAACCTTGAAAAAGATGATAGCTCAATAAGAATTTGTCTCCATGAAAGAGACTTCATCCCAGGCAAATCGATCGTTGAAAATATCATCTGCTGCATAGAAAAAAGCTTCAAGTCTATCTTTGTCCTTTCTCCAAATTTTCTTCAAAGCGAATGGTGTCATTATGAATTATACTTTGCACAGCATTCATTATTTGGCAAGACTTCAGAGAACCTAATACTCATTTTACTAGAACCAATACCCCAATATCTTATTCCTGACAAATACAGCAGATTAAAAGCACTAATGAAGGAAAGGACTTACATGGAGTGGCCAAAGGAGAGAGCCAAACAAGGCCTTTTTTGGGCTAACCTCAGGGGAGCAATTCAAATAGACCTTCCTGTTCCAGAGGGGGATTTATTTGAAGAGGAGACGGAACTTCACAACCATAGAGAGGCTGATGGACATAACCTGTAA